The following DNA comes from Sorex araneus isolate mSorAra2 chromosome 5, mSorAra2.pri, whole genome shotgun sequence.
CAAGAACTACCCAGACAAATAGCACAACCAAGCACGCACAAATTCCAGGAATGAGAACAAAAGTATGATAAGGGGGAAAAGTGCTTTCTTGTAGGACTTACACTGAAGTGGGCATGCTCTGTCCCAAAGTAATTTCTCTTTCCACCCATTGGATCATTGCACAACTACAAAGGTACATATTAAGGCTACCAAGGCATTTCAGAAGACGCCACAATAAATaaactcctggcaggatttgagAGAACAAGTTCTTGTTATAATGAACCAGAAATACAAGATTCCACTGAAACTTAACAGTTCACAGAGAGTATGGTTGAACTTAAACCTTCAAGGGAAATATATCAAACAGTCAATAAACAGAGAAGTCCAAGATTGGTTTGGGATAAATAGGATTACAGCATTTCAGCATGGTAGCTCCTAACCCCGCAGAATAACATCAGGCTAGCCCCTCACCATCCTTTCCCTTCAGAAGTTATCTGCTTCCCCTGACTACGGGTATAAGTTAACTTGATTGCATAACCCTTTGGACAAAAGGCAAAACCAAGAGgaaagcttctaaaatcttactCCATGGTACTAAGTGCACATACTTGACTCAGCAGTTATCAGTGGACATGATAGTAACTCAAACCAAAACCACTCATAGCCTGTTATTATGAGTTCCTGGAGCTGAATCAATGTTTTCCAAACTCCCTACACCAAAATTATCAACATTGAGCTCCAGCTTCTAAATAAGAGACTCTTCAAGATGATGTCTAAGAGAAACCTAGAAACCTAGGTTTTAGAAACACCAAGCTCTTTTTGGGGCTTTTTCTGGGACCACAGAGATGACAGAGGGTATGTTACATGTCAGACAGAGCATATGACAAGTGAAACCCCCACTCGCACCTCAAGTGGCAGAGGTGGGAAGAGGATATCTTAAACAGTCAAAACCAAAGAAATctggggaaaggaaaataaaaataaaataaagcaaaaaaccaaGTTGTTGTTGGGGGTTCAAACagcacagttaaaaaaaaaaaaaagacaacacacAAAACGCATATAAACTAGTGGCAATTTAAGTCCACAGCCTGTTGTGATCAATCGGTCCTTCCAGAATCATTCAGGGTTTCTTCTCAGCTGTTATTTACACATGTGGTGACTTGAACAAGAGTCTCTACAGGCCAGCAAGCTTCAATCATTGGTTTCGGGATCTGTCTGGGCCATGTAGGCATCCAACTCGGCATCCAGGTGTCCTTTCGTTTTTGACATGTATGCATCCAACTGGTTGTCCAGCTGCTCCTTGGTTAGCACAGGACGAGTCAGGGCGCTTCTTCCCCGGCCACGGCCTCGACCTCTGCCTCCAAAGCCCCCTCTTCCCCGACCTATCATACCCCGACCTGGcacagggaaaaagaaaagcagatagTTACTAGCAGGCTTAATGTGGGTCCCATGACAAATAGCCCCTTAACATAGCGTAAGGGGGACTAGCTGAAAGCCTGAAGGGTAGGGCAGAGAATCTGGCAATACAGGAAACACGCCAGGTAGAAAGCAACACATGGAAAGCACACATAATGAAATCCTTACTACATGCTCATCTAAATGCCACGTAAGAACATTTCAATCTCTTAAAGGGAAATGGACAAATTATTTAagttcacataaaaatatttatagtaatgTGATGCTCAACAGTTTTCAAAATAAGCTTTCTTGGAGATACAGTTGTAGAAAATTAACTGTTATCTCCTCAAATTTATAAGGTCTAGTCCCTGCCAGAAGAGTAGAGTGGCTAAACACAAGAATAATTTAGAGAGACGaggaaaaacattttaagttGTCCCAGCCACTCCTATCTTCAATTCTAGTCACTTTTATAACAACTATGGTTATCTGAGAGGTGGTTTCAATTCACTTGATAACATAAGCCCGAGCATTCTAAAGTGAAACTACCCCCATCCCTGTGATGTCTCTTAGAAACTAAGATAATTTGGAAACGGCTTATTTCATCCTGAAATCCAAACTACCTTATGCTTCACTTAGGCCAAGTGACATATAATGAATGGGAGGGAAAGCAAGCCCTCatcaaatttcctttttttagttttcatcCCTTGTAATTTCAAAGGCCATATGTTATTGAAGACCCACCATACATTTTAAAAGGATCAAAGCAAATATATGCACTGGGGCTATTAAGGGTAGAATCCTCTCGCCCCTGAAAAGTGTTGTTAGGAATTTTCCACTGAACTCTTAAGTCAGAAAATTCCCATGAGATTTGACATTTAATAACAGCAATACCATCAATCTCTTTTCCAATCTGGGTCTTGAGGTCACAAAACAACTATCACTAAGTTTCAAAGGTGAGATCAGCAAGGGGTCAGTTAACTGACATAAAACCATCTTCCAGCCTCATTAAAATAGTAGTATGGGGAGGGGGCCAAAAGGTAGCACaactggtaggatgcttgccttgtaagcggctgacccagggttcaatccccagcactccgtgCCTTCCTGAtaaccagtaggagtgatccctgagtgcagagttaggagtaaacaacaagcaccgcagggtgtggcccaaaacccaaaatcaaaTGAAAGGAATTAATGTTTAAGggttggagagggagagagacagtacagggggttaaGGCGCTAGCATTGCACACAGCTGGACCCCGtcccattccccagcaccacagggtcctcaCGACACCTGgtcaagagtaaggcctgagcaacactaggCATGGCCACTACCcctactgccccccccccccaaggattaagaaaaaaaataaggagaaacaAGCTTCATCCTTAATTTACTAGATGTCCCACACCAAATCTCATTACCCTCTGTTTCATtttgcaccccctcccccgccttatGCTTAGTCTCAAAGTAGGGTTCTATGCTATGGTGTGTGCTGCATGGTGGCAGGCAGGGACAGGAAGACATAATCCCCAAACAAgcatattatcattttaaaaatacaatttaaatttgaGAGAGCCTGAAGGGAGATGGCATATAATTTGGCTCTGTAACATATACCCATCATTAGTTCATGGAAAACCCATCATACAACTAGCAtgtgaattttgaaaataagcctgtttcaaaaaacaaaacaagacaaacaaataaGCTTGCCTATGATATGATTtgaagctgtgcagaaaagtggCTCTGAGTTttgaaggaagagaaataaaaggggagCTATTCTCTGAAGTTGGGAGCTGACTAACCTCTACCACCGAGTCCGCCACGACCCATAGCTCCACGCCCTAGGCCCCCTCTCCCAGGACCTCCACGACCTCGAACACCACCTCTTCTTAAGCCCATTCGGGGAGCTACGGCTCGTCCACCTCGGAGCAGGTTTTGACCTTGGAGAGGAGGCATACAATGTATATGCAGGTAAATCCAAGAGACACAGTAGATTCCAACCAAAGGCAGGCGTGAGGGTTAAATGAGTTAATTCAGTTAAGTTTTAGGTTGGGTGGGGCAAGTTGCACAAGAGTGGGTAGATTAAGCTGCTCTTAATTCAATCAACAAGTCTAACCACAAATCCATTTTTTTAACAAGAAGCTGGGAGTTAAGTTAATTAGTAAGTATACTTAATAAATCCTAATGAACAATCACAAAGGTACCTAGCATTATGGAAGATTTAAAATGCAACAAATGAGTCCTGCTCTCAACACATTCTTGAAAAGATTAAGAATCATACAAGAAACAGGCTAATAGGGCCCAAAATGTAACATATAGCCAAGTGTTAAGAATCAACTTGCCCTCTCATTTTTTCAGTAATGCAAGCATTTCATAGCACTAGAATAGTAAGTTCAGATATAGGTCAAAAGACCCATACAGGTCTTCAATTCTAGAACTTGAATGTACTTTAATTCAAGCAGCAGCATGTTTTAAAATGGAATGGAGACGACATGAATTACCTGTGGTTATGCAGGTCAGTCTCTCACCATTGAACATTGTAAGAAAAGGAATGGTATCGATAAAGACATGCAGCACTACTAAAAATATGTGATTTCAAAAGTTATTATATTAATACAAATTCAGCCTTTAAGATGTTAAAAAAATGTATCCAAAAGCAGcccaagagaaaaggaagggtaAGGGCCCAATGATTAGCAGTAACAGCACTGACCTCGGAGCGATATCCCGCCCCTAAGTAGGGTTCTTGAGGCACGTCCCCCACGCAGTCCTCCTCTGGGCAAGCCTCTCTGGATTATGGGCAGGCCTCGTCCTCCGATTGCTCCCCTGGCCAGGGACCCTATGGGTCGGCCTAACCGTGCCTGGATGTTACTCTTACCCAGGCGCTGCTTTAAGCTCTTCTGGAAGAAAAGGTGTTGGGGGATTGAGATCAAAAAAGCAATCCATGGGATTTGGCAACTCAAAGTGCAGGGAAAAAGAAGCAAGTGAGAGGTTTGTGTGGAGGGAGATACCTGCTATGGGCGAGCAAGGATCCCAAACCAGAAGCAAGCCTCTGCCTTAGTGTATGGTATAAAGCAGATTTCTGATCCACAATTTCTAAGCAGATTGAGTATGGTATCATAAAATTGGCATCACACAAACGACCTCACTAATTTATCTACAGAAGCTGTATACCATTACTTGGAGTTTAAATTTTAGTAAGAACACTTTACAGGATTCTGTTTTTCAACAATAGGTTGACAAGGTTGTGACTTGATTCATACCTGCCCCAGGACTACCACTGTCTTCAAAAGCTTACTCAAACACCATAGAAGTTCATCACACTctgggaaaaatttaaattataagttCATTTGATTTCTTGTGACTTAAGAACAAGATTTGATCTCTCAGTCAAAGAGGCCAGTGTGCTCCATTTTTCCTTTGAGCATCTATCTCCAGTCGGTCCATTTTTTACCTTAAGatgtaaataaacacaaaaaagtCAAACCTCCTTCCCTTACATTTCTTAACACAGCTATGTCTACACTTGCAAACAGCTTCATTAAGCCAGTATGCCctttaattcaaaattattgaATCTCCAAATATCTCCAGAGAGCCAAATGAACAAAGACAGGTGacctatgatttaaaaaaaaaaaaaaaaaaaaaaggaccacaTTGTAGATAGGAGATAGGATTTTCAAGAATCTCCAAGAGAAATTAGGAAGACCACATCTCAGTGAATTAAACTCCTTCAAAAGAAAAGGAGATCATGTGGTCTTGAAAACTCCAGCAAACCTATTCTACTATAGTCAACAAGAAAAAGATTGTCTTCAGGCTTCACCAAAAGCAACTACATAAAATTTTTCCCTTAAAGCTGATAAAGGCTAGAGTTATTTTAGAATCAAACCAGAAACTGCTTCTTACCTTAGCATTATGACCTGGGGTTTAACCAGAGTCTGTTAAAATCACTTCCCTGATAGCATACAAGGTAGGTATAGGACTTCATGCCAGAAGTCCAATACACGTACCGTCCCTCAAGAGTATCTGAGCTCTGAGGGGAGAATGCAGTGCTCTGaagttcttttcctttctcaatCCTTAATTTCATGAATGTTAGCACTGACAGGAAGCATGAAGATGTCAACTCTTCATTTGTTTTACTCTAGAACTGTGCTGTTCTAAAAGGAGTTGCTAACCACTGacaactaattttaaaaagttgctcaATCACACTAGTCATAATAGTCTATTGGTCTATTGAAGAGACTGGAGAGCAGATCTTCATCACTAGAATTCTTATAGGACAGCGCTGCTCTACAGGGTGCTTTCTGCAGTTTAATTTTTGCAGTGCCAAAAACTGAATCCAGATCTTATACGCAAAGTACACACTCTACCTGAGCTATAGCCCTGGCCCACCAGCACATACTGAAAACTTAGACTTATTAGcaacttttaatatttacttctggaaAATGGTGGCAACTTTTATTGCTTTCCTGAGTCAGGGACAACTCCAGTCTTCCCAAGGGCTTAAGAGAGCTGAAGCAGAAGGACCATGTTTATTTTTGGTAATTGAGCCCAGTGGttcagggtggaggggagggtgctCTATTTAACTGCTAAATTTATGCATAGCCATGCAGTGCTACCAGTCAGTCCTTACAGTTGCATGGCACTGCCCTCCAGACGCCCAGCCACAGCTTGGACATATCCTTCCACAGCCATTGTCCGGACTTGAAAATAATGTCTATGAATAATAAAGAGCAGGTTTTATTTCAGGTCTGAATAGGATTCTCTTACTGGAAATTCAAAAGAAACCCCATTAATTCTTAATTACTCCACGACTGTATCTGCTGTAAACACTCTAGGTGCTGTGGAGGTAAGGCGCCCTGCACTACCACCTTAGCACCACACACCTTTGACTGACCTTTAGCAGTTCCTAACACTAGGGGAAGAATACATTTCCCTAACTTGCCTCTCAATATGGGGGAATGAGAGACTCTTGTCCATCatctaaaacaaaaattgattGTTCGTGTGACAAAAAGCCAAGGAATCTACATTAAGGGCATAAGACAAAAAACAAGACTGATCAATAGTCATTGAAGCAACCATACTGATGGCAAATTGTctacaaaagaaagaacaaaattacacATTGGTACCTGCTAAAATGGAATTCTCTGAACTCTTTCCTCCAGAGAAGTTTCAGCTTTTGCCCTGAGTCACCTTGTAATCATCCATCACGTCCTGGCAGCCTCTGGACTGCCTGAGAGTGCTCACCAGCTGCGCCTGGAGCATTAAGACCCATTCTCTCACCTGCTTCAGTTTTAAAGCTGCCTGGACAGAGGGTCTATTCTCCATCTGCTGGGCCAGTCTTCTGTTTCTGGCACTGGCTAGCTGCTGTTGTTGCTGCATCGAAGCCCGAATATTCACTGGCATCGGCTGTTTGTTCTTCAGCATATTAGTAAAGCTTCAAGGTCGAACAAAATGGATGTTTAAATAAAAGCTTTATTACAAAACATTTATTGGCATTTTCATGGCTTGCTAGACCAGGAGCTCCAGATCCCACGAACTTTAAGTAAAGTGGTACACTTAGACCAAGGCTGATGTGGGTTAAATACTCCTCTGCTTCCACAAGCTTGCAAGAATCAGAAACTTAGAAATGCAGCTAAGTGTAGCACATTCAATCAAAGGTGATAACGAGGGCTCAGGTAAGGGCTTTTAGAAAAGTGGAAAGTATGAAAAACACGCAGTAAGCAGATATGATGACAAGAGACAGAAGATGTAGCtttagagacagacagagaaagccAAAACCTTGGGGGAACTGCAGGTGCCTTTTAAGGGCATACACAACTAGCCCATAAAAACAATACACCCATAAAAATTATGGGGGTGTATCGCATTTTCTCAGATCACAGATTTTCTCATTCACTCAATATGCAAACAGAGGTGATGAGGGTATATCTGAAGATATTTAAGTACAAATGGTTCAGAAAAGGCAAAATGAACATTACATAAAATCTCTTTAGTCtaacacaaataaaattaatggtCAAAGGCACTCAATGACCAAGTGTCAGACACTGCCTTTAAAAACCACAACTCCTTCTTAGTCTCGTGATTCCATGCTCTGAGTTCAAGTGACTGCTTCGGAAGAAGTCTGATCGCTGAAGAGCGTGGGAAGACACTTTTCTATTCCTGTCGAGCTAAACCTACCGGGACGGAAGAGCACATTTAAACTGTGAGAGActccgaaacaaaacaaactaaaagcagACGGGGAAGAAAGTGAAAtggagcaaagcaagtgcctcttACAAGGCCCCAGAAGGCCATTCCGGGGCCTTCGGACATGGTCACGGCTTGCTGCCTGCCTCTTACAGGCCGGGCGCCCTCGCCGGCCTCGGACTGGGCAGCAAGCCTCCTGCAGCCAGGGCCACATGCTACCGCGCTGCGTCACCCCGCTCGGTGTGAAGGgcgtggagagagggagggagtgagaggcgTCCTTTACAATACTCCCCACCAGGCAAGCCTCTCAGTGACATTAGAGCTACCGGAAAGGGGCTTGCACACGACCGCCCGCCGGGTCCGAGACCCCCGGACAGAGGTCTGTGGCCTCCTGCCGTATCTACTTAACGCGCGTGTGGGCAGTGGCCCCCAGGGCCGCGTTAGGGGCCGCTCTCTTGGGAACGCGCTGGAGTTGCTGTTGGCTGCCTCACCGCTCGTTCAGCGACATCTTGGTGGTGCTTTTTAGCACGACTTTCGGCGCCGACTGCGCGGCCATCTTCAGGTCCCGAAAACCTGCCAACGAGGGGGCCCGTCAGAGCCGCGCGCCCGCTGCCGCCATGTTCCGCCCCAGCGTCCCCGCCCCGGCGCCGTCCGCTCCCCGAGCCcggcccccgcctcctccccgcaCAACGCACCGAAGGGCACGGACGCCAGTGCTCCTCCCACGGCGGCCACCACGGCTGCGGCAGGCGGGCCGGGGCCGGCCGAACCCCAAGTGGCGCTGGCGGGGTCCCCGGTGGGCGGTTGGTCAGAGGCGCGAGCGCTAGACTGCTGAGTGAGTTCGTGGTCGCGGGCTGATGCCTGCCTGCTCGGCCGCTCCGCCTGGCTGCCTTCTTCTGCCTCTCGTCAGGCCCACGACAGCCGCGGCCGCCAACTCCCGCTCGCCGTCCAAAACAAAATGGCCGCCACGCCCCGGTGCGGACTGGGACCGGCTAAAATGGCGTCGGCGTCATGACATCAGCCGTAGCTCCGCTCTCGCGGGGAGAGTCGTGTGGCGCCTGCGCGGGAGCCGGGCCGGAGGCGTGCGAGAGGGGGCGTGGCTCCGCGCTGGGCGTCACGACTAGCCACGCCCCTGGTGGGTGTGACCAGCCTCCTCGTGGTGCGGGCGCTTCTCGTTGGAGGCGCGGCGGCTGGGTGGTCTGGGCCGCTCTTTAAGGGCGGGGGGCCCCAGTTTGAAGTCCTCGTGCTGCCGTGCAACCTCGAATTCCGCCCGGTTCCCCGGGGCCTGCTGGTTAACACCGGCGCTCTTGCTGAGCTAGGCCTGCCCTGTTGCTTTGTTGGCTTGCCCTCCGTGCTTCCCCCTAccctgaccgccccccccccaaaaaaaataaagtgtttttgttttggggctacaccaagcaatgctcagaggttactcctggcggtgctcagggaaccacataaaatgacaaattgaaccagggttggctgtatgccaccccttgtactatttctctgactcctatGTGGACACCATCACGCCCTCCcatccccatctccccccacgcACATGCCATCACCCCAGCTTGGTCTGAAGATCAACACTTCCTTGTTTGGGTGTCCCTTTACATCGTGGCTCCCCTTCCCAGGCCTCCCCTTCCTTGGTATGAGGAGGGTGTTTGGGTCAAACCCTTGgacctcagggattactcctggctggacttggggatcatatggggtgtcagaaatTGCACCTGGGTCGCTGGTGTGCAAAGCTGGTaccttccctgctatactgtctctatGGGCCTTGATGTGTGGGGtttggttgttttcattttttttttttatgccataGTGAAGGGCTCACCTGTTTGAGGGCCAAGTGACTGGGCACAACTTCAATCGTTCACCTTGCACTGcgagcctttctctctctctctctctctctctctctgtgtgtgtgtgtgtgtgtgtgtgtgtgtgtgtgtgtgtgtgtgtgtgtgtgtgtgtgagatcctTGATGGACTAACTTTCTGGTGTGGTACTGGCACTGTTTTCTGCTACATTCCCCTCTTTGCTAAAtattctccctctgtctctgtctgtctgtgtctgtctgtctgtctttctctctcatctttgggccacacctggcagtgctcaagggaccacaggaGGTGCTCAGGTCAAACCTGGATTgtcagtgtgtaaggcaagcaccctgtatctgctgtactatagctcggGCCTCTCAGTAAATATTCTTTGGAGGTTGAGGAAAATTCTGGCTTTCTCACTGAAAGCCGAGACCTTGGCTCTCACCAGCACTTGACCCTACCTCTCAGGCCCGAGTATCCCCTAGTAGGAAGGTGTCAGCCAGTTCCCCATCCATCCTCTCTGGGGAGGCTAAGCTGGGGCCAGCAGCCCTCCAGACCCCAAAGGACACGGTGGCTAGAGTGGCAGAGATGAGCTTTAATGAATGCTGAGAGCAGGCCTGGCGCTGTACTGTGTCAGTGGGCGGGTGGACGAGGgcaggggagccagggagggggcaggggtgaggacagGGAACAgggcgtggtgctcagggctgttcgCTCAGCTGTTCTCCCAGAAGAATTCATTGCAGGCCACTGTGAGGGCAGCCACAAAGGTGACATACTCTTGGAAGTCCACCTCCCCATCTCCGTTCTCATCGAGTTCCTTCATCAGCTTGTCCACAGTTTCTGTGTCCTTCTGGGCCTGTGGAGTCAGGAGATGGAGGGGGGTTGAGGGTGAGCACTGAGTCCGGGGTGGGGGATTGTGCTTGGCTGGGGAGAAGCAGGCGACTATGAACAAGAGGGAGAATTATTTCTGACTTGGGGACTCGCCGCTGACACCTCAAAACTAACACTGACGCCCTAGGAGTAAGCTGAGTGCAGGTAGCAATGAAGTTACCACAATGTACCAAGCACCATACCAGAcattcttgtgttttgtttttgtttcaaaacACCTGGTGGTTGTCAGGggctacgcctggctctgtgctcaggggtcagtccttgtggtgctctgggaaacCTCCTTGGTGCTGGAATGGAGTCCGagtctcctgcaggcaaagcacgtgcactccagcctgttgagctctctccagccccaggaaatttggttcttttgttttttgaggccacacccggcagtgctagACCAGGGCTCCCGTTGGGTTGGTGCTCAGCAGATCATGCAGTGCCCTTTGATCTGCACTAGGAGCTTGACAATCCTTTCTGAGTTATTTCTAAGGCACATCGTATGAGGTGGTTTCAGTATTCTCTTTTGGGAGGGAGGAGGACCACACGAGGCggcactcagaggttactcctgactctgtactcaggaatgactgctggtgggctcaagggaccatatgggacgccagggattgaacctggtttggctgtgtgcaaggccagtgctctacccattatcctatctctccaacccaaggtttcgttgtttttattttggagaagaaatagaaatttagtgGTTAGATATGTATGCAAAGTCGTAGACAGTAGAATGTTACAGGGTCAAAATTTGAACCCAAGCCCAAGGAAACCTCAAAGTTTAAACACTCTGTGCTGGCCTCTCCTTTGGGGATGTGACTCTCAGGAGTACAGCACTTCTCTTGGACGTGGGAAGCCCTGGATTCTAGTCCCAGTACCCATAGTCCTCCAAACACTTTAGTGagtgagcactgaatcaggagaaccctgagcagtgctgggtgttgccacaaaaaaatgaaacctgGTGCATAGGCAACCGGAGCACTGGCTCCATGGGCCTCTTTGTGTGCAGGAggatcaggtttgatccccaggatgaGCTGAGctgcacccacccctgccccacccagcactgctggatgtggcctacaAAACAGCACAAGAATTCCCAAAAACCTCACATGTATGCATCACATTCTTGCTGCCATGCTTCTGTTCCGGGAAGTACCAACCTGAAGTTGTCTTTGATAGCTAAGGGCTAAATTGCAGATTTGCTCTGCTTTCCCTGTGTGCTTTGAATTAAGAAGTGccttcttggggccggagcaatagtacagcaggtagggcattgccttgcacatagccaacttgggttcgatccccggcatcccatgtagtccccccaggagtaattcctgagcatcgctgggtgtcacccaaaaagcaaaaataaataaataaataaataaataaataataaatgcctTCATTTGATGTCTTAAATCATGATTATAGTGATGGGAAAGGTAGAAACGTGAGCAGGAAGCTAACCACCAGGAAACCAGGGAGGCAGTCAAAGGTGGGAGCTCTCAGTGACCTGTTCTGGGAACTGGGCAGAGATGAATAGGCATAAATCATGAAGCAGAACAGAACAATGCACAGAACAATTCAGAACGACCCAAATCCACCTGTTATGGAGGTGGAGAAGGAAGTGGGACCAATGAAACAAACAGTAAATTAATAATTGTCTTTACGGGACCTGAAggactggagctgtagcacagtgggtaaggtgttttgccttgcatgcggccaaccggggttcgattcctccatccctcttggagagcctgcaagctactgagagtatcccactggcacggcagagcctggcaagctacccgtgcgtggtgtatttgatatgccaaaaacagtaacaacaagtctcagaatggagaccttactggttcctgctggaacaaatcaatgaacaatgggacaacagtgctacagtgcagtgctagggacctGAAACAATGTACCCACCACAAAGATTCCCAGCAACAAAGACCCCTTGGAGGTCTCTTATTGTGCCCCTCCTACTTCAGCATCCCTCAGTGTATTGTCACTATGCAACTCAATTGGAAAACTTCATTCTTGTGCCTTTCTCTTTGTTTCACCATTGGCATGATTGCcagaaaaactctttttttttttgggggtcatacctggcaatgcacaggggttattcctggctctgcactcaggaatcacccctggcggtgctcaggggaccatatgggatgctgggaatcgaacctgggtcggccgcgtgcaaggcaaatgccctacccgctgtgctattgctccagccccctgccagaAAAACTCTTATAAAAAAATTGCTCTGTACCCCTGCTCTGGGCCGCAGTTTCAGGCGATTGCGTAGTTGCAGTCTGTCTTGATGTTAATAATCACATCTTGCTTCCCGCGTAAAGATATCTTTAGTGTGATTAAGTGAATTCTCTTACAAGACTCTCCTTGGACCCTGA
Coding sequences within:
- the CHTOP gene encoding chromatin target of PRMT1 protein isoform X2, with the translated sequence MAAQSAPKVVLKSTTKMSLNERFTNMLKNKQPMPVNIRASMQQQQQLASARNRRLAQQMENRPSVQAALKLKQSLKQRLGKSNIQARLGRPIGSLARGAIGGRGLPIIQRGLPRGGLRGGRASRTLLRGGISLRGQNLLRGGRAVAPRMGLRRGGVRGRGGPGRGGLGRGAMGRGGLGGRGRGMIGRGRGGFGGRGRGRGRGRSALTRPVLTKEQLDNQLDAYMSKTKGHLDAELDAYMAQTDPETND
- the S100A1 gene encoding protein S100-A1; this translates as MSSDLETAMETLISVFHTHSGKEGDKYKLSKKELKELLQSEFSGFLEAQKDTETVDKLMKELDENGDGEVDFQEYVTFVAALTVACNEFFWENS
- the CHTOP gene encoding chromatin target of PRMT1 protein isoform X3; this translates as MAAQSAPKVVLKSTTKMSLNERFTNMLKNKQPMPVNIRASMQQQQQLASARNRRLAQQMENRPSVQAALKLKQKSLKQRLGKSNIQARLGRPIGSLARGAIGGRGLPIIQRGLPRGGLRGGRASRTLLRGGISLRGRGMIGRGRGGFGGRGRGRGRGRSALTRPVLTKEQLDNQLDAYMSKTKGHLDAELDAYMAQTDPETND
- the CHTOP gene encoding chromatin target of PRMT1 protein isoform X5 — translated: MAAQSAPKVVLKSTTKMSLNERFTNMLKNKQPMPVNIRASMQQQQQLASARNRRLAQQMENRPSVQAALKLKQVGV
- the CHTOP gene encoding chromatin target of PRMT1 protein isoform X4 is translated as MAAQSAPKVVLKSTTKMSLNERFTNMLKNKQPMPVNIRASMQQQQQLASARNRRLAQQMENRPSVQAALKLKQSLKQRLGKSNIQARLGRPIGSLARGAIGGRGLPIIQRGLPRGGLRGGRASRTLLRGGISLRGRGMIGRGRGGFGGRGRGRGRGRSALTRPVLTKEQLDNQLDAYMSKTKGHLDAELDAYMAQTDPETND
- the CHTOP gene encoding chromatin target of PRMT1 protein isoform X1, whose protein sequence is MAAQSAPKVVLKSTTKMSLNERFTNMLKNKQPMPVNIRASMQQQQQLASARNRRLAQQMENRPSVQAALKLKQKSLKQRLGKSNIQARLGRPIGSLARGAIGGRGLPIIQRGLPRGGLRGGRASRTLLRGGISLRGQNLLRGGRAVAPRMGLRRGGVRGRGGPGRGGLGRGAMGRGGLGGRGRGMIGRGRGGFGGRGRGRGRGRSALTRPVLTKEQLDNQLDAYMSKTKGHLDAELDAYMAQTDPETND
- the CHTOP gene encoding chromatin target of PRMT1 protein isoform X6; this encodes MAAQSAPKVVLKSTTKMSLNERFTNMLKNKQPMPVNIRASMQQQQQLASARNRRLAQQMENRPSVQAALKLKQTLFSSPDNGCGRICPSCGWASGGQCHATKSLKQRLGKSNIQARLGRPIGSLARGAIGGRGLPIIQRGLPRGGLRGGRASRTLLRGGISLRGQNLLRGGRAVAPRMGLRRGGVRGRGGPGRGGLGRGAMGRGGLGGRGRGMIGRGRGGFGGRGRGRGRGRSALTRPVLTKEQLDNQLDAYMSKTKGHLDAELDAYMAQTDPETND